TTCTTGACGAATTGAGTGAGAGGCTAGTGGAATGtaataaagttataaaattCATCAACGCTTCCCACTTGCCCTGGCCACCcaagaaaagggaaaatgatcaccaaaaagaacaaaaaaaagaaaaaaaagaagaagctgcaTGATAAATAATACATGGAAGATGATGTTGGTCTATGGTAGATATGTATGCACCCCCATATTTCAgtacttttttctattattagtttgaaagttcTACTAGAGATGTAGGTTATGCCGTTTTGACTAAcatttaatattacttatttGGATTTTTGAACCTGTTCTTTATCCACAGGCCTTTGAGGAAGCTATTGCTGAGCTGGACACATTGGGTGAGGAATCCTACAAGGATAGCACGCTCATCATGCAATTGCTGAGGGACAACCTTACTCTTTGGACTTCAGACATGCAGGTGAGTGCAACTAGAAGTTAGAGGAGCCTTTGGTCATCCTGAGGCAATATACTTGTTAAACAATTATTTGATAGTAATAGAGGCATAAATCAGACCTGCAAAGAGATACAGAATAAAAAGTTATGGACCATCACCAGAATATGGCTTCTcttcaaaatttagaaaagaatACTGATAATGTTGTGAAatagtacttataaaaaaatattatgctgtgaaataatatttaaattcaatGAAAAAGATAACCTTCAGAACCTTTTTGTTATTGAAACTACTCCTGGGAAATTTCAACGAGCATTGCCTTAAATGTGCATTCACATGAAGTAAACATGctggagaaaaggaaaaaaaaaaaaattacaatcaaTAGGAAAGATTATTGGAGCAATTCTGAAACTGATAGCGCAAATTGAAATAGAAGTTATGCAGCCATGGCAACCCGAAAAGTAAAGAGTAAATGCACCAAAGCTAGaatctttccttctttcttttttttggctCTCCCATCAGTATGGCCTTTGCTTCTATACAGCTTCAGGCTTTAGCTGTCAGACATGTGCCACTTCTCAATTGGTTCCTCTCTTCATTTACTGCCCCTGTACTTTTCCACTTGTTTCATGATGTGTGTTCTGCCTTTTCACCATCTCCTCCTTTACCTTGTGGCCTCAATTTCGTCTGAGTCTATCTAATACTTAGTTGTGCATATCCTCCTGACCATTTATTGGCCCTGTGACATCTTCAGCCAAGATGTGTGGATTTCCTTGCTTCTAAATCCAAAGCTTTTAATTGGTCGGGCTGTTGAGTCTCTCTTGTCCTCGATTCTTGAGTCAAATTTGAATGGTTATTACATCTGCCCAATATAGAGTGTAAACAGATGCAAACCAGCATTATACGTTATCAAAATATTCTAGCTTGTGAAACTTGGGATTTTTTAAGCCAAATtctgatttatttttctaaactaataTGCAGGAGCAGATGGATGAGGCATAACTAATGAAATGTTGTGCTTCTCGGAGGAGGTGGGCTTGAATGTCATAAATTATCTGTAATCTGTGTAATGCTGATGAACTTTGTCTTTCTATATACACCATGTTCATAGgatgatttgttttaatttttttttcttttttgtgattttgtggCTTAAATCACACTCCTGATAGTTTTCTTACacttgctttatttttattttcttattgatTCCAAATGTCTCTAGTAGTATCAACTGGAGGTGTGTAAATGACTTCATCAAAGATAATTTGTAATACCCAGTTTGATTCCCATTGACTGTATTAAATTTCTTTAGGAGTGTAGTTTTAAAGTAAGTTCTTTGGCCTGGAACTAGTATAACCCTTCTGAGATCAAATGGGGATACTTTTTTCCCACTGTAAAGCTTGTGCATCTtactggaaaaacaacttaaGATGGACCGGGTTTTGGCTGTTGATTTGGTGTGGCTGGAAAGGATATATCACTATCAATTGGTTAAAGTTTATTACTAGGACCCAAGAACCCTCACCAAGTAATGCAATTCAGGTATTATCGTCTATTCTGTCGGTTCTAGTGCAGTATGAGGTACCTGACAAAAGTTTAGAAGTCATAAGAATGTAAAGTGGCCTAATTCTAGGTTCATTCTTTTGAAGCTGCATCTGGAACTTCCTCAAAACTAGCTTTGGTCAGCAATGTTCTTGCATGCACCTATTCTAGGGGGAAATGATCAGGCACCTGTTTTGTGGAAATTTGAATTATAGGTTATCTAGACTTTGGTAATTATGGTTGTGTGATAGAGGCCGAATTTTGCAGTGACAATTGACAAACAAGTCCTATCAGTGTGATACAGAAGGTTtgtgtttgaaaatcattcttcTTCAGTATTCTTTTGTCATCCATCCACCAAATTGCTTGAAATGATTGCTTTGCAATTGGGGTGCAACTTGGAGTTGCTGTCAGGCTGCTTGGCCTTCTGGCCTGCGGTGTTGGTGCCATTTGCTCATTCAGAAATACTTTTCATCATCTTTTTACTCGTCTCCTGTCTCCTGATACAAAATCAAATCAttggataattatttattatattttacttatcagTTAATTATTTGATGTCAGATCAATAAATGATGAAGGATGATTAATAGCATATTTCTTTTGCATATTTGACTAATaacataattaaatttttaccTCAATTTTATGGACCTCACCGTTTCAATTGTTTCTGTAAGAGAACTTCCTTCCCTTTCAAGGCAGGGTGGGGTTTTCGAATGGCAAAGACAGACTGACTCTTCATTATTTTCTCTAGGAACTTGAAGCAGCTCAATTATGAAGACgtatatataactaatttaaGTTCTACTGAAATTCACATCCATCTCATTCATGTCACATAGAAATAGATTTCTTCCCCAAGTGTTGCATTGTCTACCAAAATAAAAGATTTAACTGCTCCATTAATTTTTGCTCTTAAGTCCTAGCACATTCTAAACAACCCATGtttcaagaagttgaagaaattttttattgaacaGGCTTGGGAAAATTAGCTTAATCACTGTtgataaaaccaagaaacagtTCATGATCTTTAGCTGAATCTCCAACAGAATCATTATTTGTAGAAAACTACTACAgacataaagaaattatataaagtaaacttataaactgatataactttttatgtaatatattatatctactTTATAAAAGAAGTATACCATATTCGTTTGtagatttctttttatataatcaaaccATTTCTTTATTGATATTCCCTCATCTGACATCCAAATAGTCATCGACGCTCTCTAAACCTTTTTATGATGAGCATGAGGAAATATTATGCTTTCAAATTGGTGTGAAAGATATGTAGTCAACACCATTGATCTTTTAGGgtttaacttataaaaaattaaaattttaattctcATGTAAATCAAATCTTGCCACTTGTAAAGTGTCGTATCATGCACACCTCTCTAATGAGTGCTAGATAATTAAGGATAGATAATTGACATTATTATGGTGATGACTGacaatcagagagagagagagagcatgaatGGAGGGTGTGAGAGGGACTGAGGAAAGGCCTCGAATCTCAAATACGAAAGGGTAATGCTAcagccaccgtttttatatccCGCTTTCGGTTACCGCTTGACGTGTGCATGCCACAGTggcatttctttctttttctttttttcatttgctTCCCGCGAATGCATCCCTCTAGCCCGTGACCATTTCATTTTCCCCCCCGCACCCATTTCATTTTCCCCAAACCAGTGCCCCCGATTGACTGCCCCCAAACCCCGACCATCTACCCTCGCCTCCATCGGACCCATCTTCGACTGGCACAAGAGACCCATTTCCGGCGCCGGTATCTTCTTTAGACCTCAAATCCGGGAAACAAAACCTCTGCATTTTGTCTCCTTCACAATAGATTTCTTCATTTCTGGCTTCGTTTACGCACCCATTTCTGCACCCTAGATTTCttgatttctttcttatttatcACTGGtctagatttcttatttttctgAGAATTATTTCGGTGGACCACTATTGTTAGGGATGAATATATGCACTTGGTGCTCTGCAAATCAGTTTATTGAACTCTTCTTAACCAAATACAGATTTCTCAACCACAAGAAGTTCAATAATTTTCATGCAAAATATTTACAACACTcgtttatttgaataaaaaaaccatgcataaaatcataaaaatatgaaatagtcaAGAGAGCAACAGAGAGATCAACTTGAGAATCATGGCAGGTGAGGGGAATGCAAGAAACGGGATTTATGGAATCTTGCAAATATGCAAGAAACAGAACAATTACCCTCTAAATTAGAAGACAACAACAATTACCCGAAGGAGGGGGCGAATCTGTCGGGGTTTGTGGAAGACTGTACACGAAGCTCCCTTCAGGTTATGATATTTCAGAACTTGTATCAGATTATTCCCCAATAATAGCCCTTCGACGACTGGATATATTGACCTATCGGAAGTCGGATCTAAAATTCCGGAAAATCTTTTTCCGTTTTCGGTACGTGAGTTCCAGAACTTgctattttctttttgggaTAAAGATTTGGATTTTATAGTCCTGCGTGAGAAagcaataaatcattttcttatgTTCTCGATCGAGCTTTGTCTCTTTGCTTTGATTCCAAGATGAGAGAGAGTTCCGCTACATGGCTACAGAATAAAGTGGAGGGGAGACAAAATGCAGAGGGGAGACGAAGTGAGCTTGTTTGAGGGGAGCTTGACGGCGCTAGAAATGTGCCAGTCGGAGTTGGGTTTTTGGGGTGGGGTGGTTGGAGGTATGACGAAGTGCAGGGGTTGGCTATCACGAGATGCAGGTATCATGAGtttcaaacaagaaaaaaaaaaaaaaaaaaaaaaaaaaaaaaaaaaaaaaaaaagaatgccaCAATGGAATAGCCATGTCAAACGGTAAGCAAAAACGGGAAGATAAAACGGTAGCAGTAGCATTTTCCAAtacgaaaagaataaaaagaatgtGTTGTGGACCACCATGGCCATGCTGGTACCAAGAGGGGAGACTTTATTTAACCTTTGCCAATGGGTATGCATCTCAACAAAAGTGAGCAAAGTAAGGCTGCGATTAGAATTTCTAATACACGTGATTTGGGAGGTGTAGTAAAAAGCATTATCATACTTTGttgtaccagaattttttgggAGAGCAAACCCCTATTAAAGAGGTGCTGCTGGAAAGGTTAAGTACTTGGCTGCATCCCTCAAATGAGAAAGACAGAGCATCTCTAGGAGAGGAAAAGgggttagaaatttaatttttgttgcagTTAAAGTCTTACTAAAGAGACAAAAAGGTTTAAGCTATGATTTCTTAATTTCATTCATGCAGGATAAAGCATCCCTTGTGGCCATTAGTTTTTAGACTTCCCAATTCACCTCAATGTACTTAGTTTTTCTCACTTCTCTTCATCTTTACTCTCTGTTGTAGCGGCTGCATTATAAGATTTGAGAAGCTGGGATTGGCCCTCCTTCGTGCTGATTTGTGTATAAGCATGCTAAAGAAATGAAtgtacatcatttttttttttgtagaagtTAAGAAATATTCACTAATATATACATTTAAAGCTTTCTTTCAAAGTGAAactactctttattttaaattttatcattttcaatcacACGTGAAAATGTAACACAGTTTAAGTAGTTTGATATATCAATCacttaaatgaaaacttaaaatatatttcgtCAGAAAGTGTAATTCAGatgacaaaatattgcattaggGGGAATATTTGGTGGATACATTTGGAGTCATCCTAGCATTGTCCCTCTTATAATCAATAACAAATATCATGATTTTTCTTACatgaattattttctttcttcaaaccccttaaaaaaaataaaaaattgctcCAAAATAAGCAATAGACGTAATAGAAGTAGTTCGTTACATGATTTACTATACATGTTTCTATTGAGTCCCTCCCACTAAGAGCCTCCTCTTAAGATCTCGGTCGTTTGGGAAGGTCTTGTTCCTCGATCAACTTGACTCCGCGATCAAAGACTTAACCAAAGAAAAAGATAGAGAATGGAGTTAATTAAGACTCTCAAGAAAGAGATGACACTATAAAGCCACCACACGtaggattgaaaaaaaaaaaactagtgaaTCGATAAACCAGACCAAACTGAATTAGGTTCGGTCCGACTCTAAATCAGTTCAGTCTGATACTgagtttatttgtttaaaatcgatcaaaatcaattcagttctgttttttttttctaataccAACCGGACCGGTCCagtccatataaatatatatattttttaattttatattttataaaatatttttatatgattttttatattatatataatttttatatctcatatataaattaattttgtcttatatgctaaattactaattaaaataacattaaattttaaaattctatataaataattatatattattactatagtttataatattagtagttatactaatagaatatcactatatattatagtatactataatatatcactatagtttataatataattatactataaattataatatattatcactatattattataaactataatatatataactattatatatactatatatataatataccagAAAAATTTATCATAACGGGTATGAttttaattcttaaaatttcaaaactaatatatatcaatttggtattaaaatatatctaaaattgGATTGAAGCGGACCAATTACATCTCTAATCACATAAATCCAAGTTGGCAAAAGAGAAGCTTGTATCTACTCAAGCGATTAATGAGAATCTTAAGATTGCAGTCCTCAACAACAACCTATTCTCAATCATTCTTCTCATAATCAAACAACGCCGATCTCAATAAACATATAATCACATGCATCTCGGCCCCTTTTGACTTCAGTAACTGTTGCCATTCCTGTAAATTAACGTTCTTTgtatatcttttttctttctttacttccaaaaaaataaaaaataaaatctactgCAAAGTACCTTCTAAGTAGGAAGTCTCTGATTACGAAATTTaccttctttatttatttttttatttttttaatgttttggcCGATGAGTACAGCCTTCTCCCGCCAGTGCTTCGTACTCGCTTACCCTAAAAGCAAATATTCATTTCCTACATAAAGCTCCCCTCTTTACCACTCTTACTAGTTACTAGCCCCGCGTTCAGGCCATTTCCCTCACTCGGTCACTGTCCTTGTACAGGCACAGACACTGGgtatctaaaaatatttcacCAACCTTTTGGTTTACCAAAAGGCCATTTCTCTCTTGTACTTGTACGTTCAGTCATTCACTGGGTATCTCTTAATATACATTTCTCctattggttttatttgtaattttctttataaataatgcTCATACATGCAAGCCATTATCTTTGACAATCCCTTGTTCAGACCtttcatttgattttattttctctgaTTTTCAGAGACTTTTGAGGTCCTTTCAATGGCCGGAAGTTTTGACCGTGCCCCCCCAAATCTTCTGTGTTCAGAGAACTGTAATGCTTGTTTTGATGGCTTTGATTGCAACGCCAATAATGGGGTTGGGATTTCACCCTCTTGGAACAAGCTAAGCAATCACACACGAAATCAAGACCCGATTTTTGATATAATTAGATCCGAATCATTGATGGGTTTTCCACTGGAAAGCGAAGAGAGAGTCAGAGAAAtggtagagagggagagagagtatTTGCCCTCGGATGATTACCTCAAGAGATTGCGCAGTAGGGACTTGGACTTGAGTGCTAGGATAGAGGCTCTTGATTGGATTTGGAAGGTTGGTCTTGTTCGTTTCCATCCTCTCTGCTTTTATGATCCATCCTTGATTATCGGTTTAGCTCGTAATTACGAGCTAGCTCTAATTCTCTTAACCAATTTTTGATGATGGGTTAAATATTCTAATGTGTTTCGTCTTTTCATTGAGTTTCCTTTAATTTATGGCAGTGGTTTTCTGtgatttcttttctaaatttttgatGGATCAGGGTTGGTAATGTTCATTCCTTGATAAGTATTTTTGGCAACTCGATCAGATAATTTTGCTGGATTTGagttttctttcaatctttacCGTGGTTTCCTCCAGTTTACTCGTTTTAATGAATTTGTGTGCTATGTTTCCATCTTTTCTGATTAATATTTTGAGGATTAAAGGTGTCCTCTTTCTTGTTATCGGAAGAGTCACTTCTATTGGTGACAGAGTATGGTGCAATGTGATCAGCAGGCTCGTGCATGTTTCAGTTTTGGAGCATTAAGTGCTTGTCTATCCATTAACTATTTGGATCGCTTcctatcaatttatgaattacCAGTAAGTTTCAGACATTGAAACCAAGTATGCGTCTTTCGTGGTTTATCGTATTATTGTCTTTACTCATTGATATCATCGACATTTTTTTGTCACTTTTCTTGGGCGAATAGAGAGGAAAAAGTTGGGCTGTGCAGTTGTTAGCTGTGGCTTGTTTGTCATTAGCATCCAAAATGGAGGAGACTAAAGTGCCTCAGTTGGTAGATTTACAGGTATGAAATTAATGCTCggtaattcaaaattttggtttgCACTTTCATATAATCTGATGGGTTTGCGGGCAGGTGGGAGAACCCCAGTTTGTGTTTGAAGCTAAAACTGTACAAAGAATGGAGCTTCTGGTGCTGAGCACATTGGGGTGGAGAATGCAAGCTTTTACCCCTCTCTCTTTCATTGGCTACTTCCTCAGAAAGATTAACGGTGTTCAGCATCCATCAACATTGTCCATCTCTAGATCAGTACAACTGATACTGAGCATAATCAAAGGTCTGTCCCAAAccgtgtttgtgtgtgtgtgtgtttttttttcccctcagcACAATGTGTTTGTGTCGTACTTGGATGTTCTTGGGGATTAATGGGGTTAACGTACAGATAGTTGGGTATTGAATGCAGGTATTGACTTCTTGGAATTCAGGCCTTCTGAAATTGCTGCGGCTGTGGCTATTTCTGTTTCAAGGCAAATGAGAGCAGTGGACATTGATAGGGCCATGACTTGTTTCGTATGTGTTGAAAAGGTAAAATTGGTGGTGCCCACGGGTACAACGGATACAGACGACAGGACAAAGTTGCTTTTGCTCTTAAAAAGGATATGCTTTTTTAACCACTCCAAAGTTCCAAACCACACACAACCCACCCCCAACCCCAAAAACAACAATCTGATTATCTaatatgaaaattgatttttctCTCTGTGGAATGTGCAGGGAAGAGTGTTGAAATGTCTTGATCTGATCAAAGATCTGTCATTATCACTGATTAATGGATCTGCTAATGTGGCTAGTGCCTTCGCTCCCCCTGTACCCCAAAGCCCCATTGGGGTTTTAGATGCTACATGCTTGAGCTATACAAGTGATGAATTAACAGTAGGATCATATGCAAATTCTTTACATAACAGCCCAGATATAAGAGGAAGAAACCAGGAAAGACCATCTGATATGGACATCTAGTCATGAAATGTGAATTTTTCTCCTCCACACCCAAGTCCAATTAATTTGGTTGAATGAGATTGGTTTcgaagagagatagagagagaattttgagcaaataaattaagatggaAAGCAGCTCAGGCAGAAGGTGTCATATTTGCAGCAGCATGAGAAAGGAAGTCACTAGCTGTCTATAATCAGAAATTATGAAGCAGCCATACCAAATAAATAGAGATGGTGGTGGTTGTCAAGCTGTATGTTGTTGGTGCTTAAAAActccagtttttattttttttttatttttggttgtaactttcatttcaattttcaaatgaGAGAAAAGGAAGTGAGAGTAAGTATATACACGGAGCAACATATTAAATCTCGTACAGTtcagaagaaataaaatattttgttgaaagttgaataatatattattataatataattttttaatattaattttattttaaaatttaaaaaaattaaattatttattaaattttagagaaagattttaaaaaattataataattagataaaataaaataaaaaagtttaaatttgaataaaaaaaaaagagtcttaatttctcttttagattttgttttcttcttttatacAAGAGTAATGATAGGGTAAGGATGAGTAGGAGCAGAGTAATAACTTATCAGAAACGATGTCGTTTTCTTCTCGAAATAAGTGcaatcttttatgtttttaaattgaCCTTGTTGGGCTGATGTCATGCCCACGACTATTTTGTCTTATACGTGACCGGTCAATATTTGCAATTGTAATAGTTTTGAAAAGACGTTCTAGGAGTAATGAAGCATAATAAATACGGCGAGAATCAGATTT
This genomic interval from Carya illinoinensis cultivar Pawnee chromosome 2, C.illinoinensisPawnee_v1, whole genome shotgun sequence contains the following:
- the LOC122297502 gene encoding cyclin-D4-2-like isoform X2, whose product is MAGSFDRAPPNLLCSENCNACFDGFDCNANNGVGISPSWNKLSNHTRNQDPIFDIIRSESLMGFPLESEERVREMVEREREYLPSDDYLKRLRSRDLDLSARIEALDWIWKQARACFSFGALSACLSINYLDRFLSIYELPRGKSWAVQLLAVACLSLASKMEETKVPQLVDLQVGEPQFVFEAKTVQRMELLVLSTLGWRMQAFTPLSFIGYFLRKINGVQHPSTLSISRSVQLILSIIKGIDFLEFRPSEIAAAVAISVSRQMRAVDIDRAMTCFVCVEKGRVLKCLDLIKDLSLSLINGSANVASAFAPPVPQSPIGVLDATCLSYTSDELTVGSYANSLHNSPDIRGRNQERPSDMDI
- the LOC122297502 gene encoding cyclin-D4-2-like isoform X1; this translates as MAGSFDRAPPNLLCSENCNACFDGFDCNANNGVGISPSWNKLSNHTRNQDPIFDIIRSESLMGFPLESEERVREMVEREREYLPSDDYLKRLRSRDLDLSARIEALDWIWKSMVQCDQQARACFSFGALSACLSINYLDRFLSIYELPRGKSWAVQLLAVACLSLASKMEETKVPQLVDLQVGEPQFVFEAKTVQRMELLVLSTLGWRMQAFTPLSFIGYFLRKINGVQHPSTLSISRSVQLILSIIKGIDFLEFRPSEIAAAVAISVSRQMRAVDIDRAMTCFVCVEKGRVLKCLDLIKDLSLSLINGSANVASAFAPPVPQSPIGVLDATCLSYTSDELTVGSYANSLHNSPDIRGRNQERPSDMDI
- the LOC122297502 gene encoding cyclin-D4-2-like isoform X3, with the translated sequence MAGSFDRAPPNLLCSENCNACFDGFDCNANNGVGISPSWNKLSNHTRNQDPIFDIIRSESLMGFPLESEERVREMVEREREYLPSDDYLKRLRSRDLDLSARIEALDWIWKARACFSFGALSACLSINYLDRFLSIYELPRGKSWAVQLLAVACLSLASKMEETKVPQLVDLQVGEPQFVFEAKTVQRMELLVLSTLGWRMQAFTPLSFIGYFLRKINGVQHPSTLSISRSVQLILSIIKGIDFLEFRPSEIAAAVAISVSRQMRAVDIDRAMTCFVCVEKGRVLKCLDLIKDLSLSLINGSANVASAFAPPVPQSPIGVLDATCLSYTSDELTVGSYANSLHNSPDIRGRNQERPSDMDI